A stretch of Corallococcus macrosporus DNA encodes these proteins:
- a CDS encoding TetR/AcrR family transcriptional regulator, protein MGKEPAKREIKQERAARTRVEILEAAITLFARRGYLSTTMSDLAKAIRMTPGALYWHFPTKEDLLLAAIEELHNRYLMEFAPLLAERRILSGREQLVFVVSRTSQFLRYHREYGIFFGMLSAESADSNDRVAEALREKISLYVAVLSGMIRYGQKRNEFRQEVDPVHMAHTMMGGYLGILLHHNLYRATVNYDPLMASLDMILSGGLHVRGPLG, encoded by the coding sequence ATGGGCAAGGAACCAGCGAAGCGCGAAATCAAACAGGAGCGGGCCGCGCGAACGCGGGTCGAAATCCTGGAGGCCGCCATCACGTTGTTCGCCCGGCGAGGCTACCTGTCGACGACGATGTCGGACCTGGCGAAAGCCATCCGGATGACGCCCGGCGCCCTGTACTGGCACTTCCCCACCAAGGAAGACCTGCTGCTGGCGGCCATCGAAGAGCTGCACAACCGCTACCTGATGGAGTTCGCGCCGCTGCTCGCCGAGCGCCGCATCCTGTCCGGCCGGGAGCAGCTGGTGTTCGTGGTGTCGCGCACGTCGCAGTTCCTGCGCTACCACCGCGAGTACGGCATCTTCTTCGGGATGCTGTCCGCCGAGTCCGCGGACTCCAACGACCGCGTGGCGGAGGCCCTGCGCGAGAAGATCTCCCTCTACGTGGCGGTGCTGTCGGGGATGATCCGCTACGGCCAGAAGCGCAATGAGTTCCGCCAGGAGGTGGACCCGGTGCACATGGCCCACACGATGATGGGCGGATACCTGGGCATCCTGCTGCACCACAACCTGTACCGCGCCACCGTGAACTACGACCCGCTGATGGCGTCGTTGGACATGATCCTCTCCGGCGGCCTCCACGTGCGCGGCCCGCTGGGCTGA
- a CDS encoding amidohydrolase family protein produces the protein MRSSRLLLAALGAVLLLGSACGSDDPEVVAVCGDGKKEGAEQCDDGNTTGGDACEANCTLPGAKCGDGKQAPTEACDDGNTVSGDGCEADCTVTPTQTVQCWATPPAPLANGATCEVTKAGTAGKLFVGTVLKDGQVLAGGQVLVDAQGVITCSECDCSKAAGAAEATVVTCPTGVISPGLINPHDHITFPGAPLASTSVERYEHRHDWREGKNNHTRLSNPSNSKAAAISWSELRQVMAGTTSIAGAGGQPGLLRNLDTGGTAGIANQEGLSEPYADSDTFPLGDSTGTTLAEGCSYASFPSSATITSRTSAYLPHIAEGIAVTALNEFRCLSTGAGNVLFPRSAVIHGVGLTAREISEMAAHGTGLVWSPRTNVSLYGDTAMVTTFKRLGVPISLGTDWIRSGSMNLLRELRCADHLNTTRYARTFTDEDLWRMVTANAADAVDIYERVGRIAPGRMADLAIFRLGTNAGSPFRAVIAADPQDVVLTVRGGKPLYGDQALVDGLKGEDTCDALDVCGTQKSACLKSEIKMTLAEFQGSSDTRNLYPLFACGTPANEPSCEPARSAVNTSFPVAAVNGSTVYSGVASAEDADADGIPAANDNCPTIFNPVRPMDNGRQLDTDGDGVGDACDPCPLEAGTTACQAFRGDDDDRDGVPTWRDNCPFVGNADQKDTDKDGKGDACDGCPADAASCSVEDPSDFDYDGIAAPGDNCPLVANVDQKDSDNDGVGDACDACPVPNPGGAACPATIYDVKATPRFGNQSLVGTKVLLDDVVVTAVDATKSERGYWVQVAHYPAGKGVDDSGLYMYSLKSDVAVGDNIRVEGTLKEYFGLLEVIDSKVTKNSVGNPLPAPEVVRTEDIRTNGPRAKALEGALVEVRNVFNTRLENANREFIVDENKTGNPASSGLMVDDQAFAYPTQVLGTEYIALRGVLTFNFNDHKLLPRNGADMALPLPALTAFTSGGFARVGGTQAIPQALTVTLAFGYPLDVTVNISSSDTAALTAKDGKVVIPAGRTSATVALEAKAPADSVTLTATLGASTQTATLRVLGENEAASATDLTPATTGVAPGGTARFTVTFDRPVPAGTTLDPVVTPAGFGTITARNVTTDALTATFDLTVADDSTGSGTVTLGALSATVNTIRDVPRLLSLTPSTATVNAGAAQVFTVTLESAPTQPVQVLLALAPPATPYGALSATAVTVAAGETTATVTFTADAEGEGAGTVSASLNGITRSASLTVLPPPAKLASITPDTATVTVGGTQTFTLTLTRKAPVGGAVVDVAFSDAGLGSLPASTVTVPEGQTTATVVFTATQTPGTGQFTASYQGVTKQAEVTVAEEQGHVVISEIAGQGVDVNADDYIELYNPTNFDVNITGWKLLYRTASTTSTTTNFTVLATLPAATIKAHGYYLVASTGFATSTPTVPADHTWGNTDISGSTGNVRLGTADVTLDPTVLTGVVDTVGFGTGRTVVEGAAAPAPAGKGGSLERKARASSTAATMGVGGADEQAGNGYDSDNNASDFVPRTVRQPQNASSPIEKP, from the coding sequence ATGCGCAGCTCCCGTTTATTGCTGGCCGCCCTGGGCGCGGTCCTGTTGTTGGGCAGTGCCTGCGGATCCGATGATCCAGAGGTCGTGGCGGTCTGCGGTGACGGAAAGAAGGAAGGCGCCGAGCAGTGCGATGACGGCAACACCACCGGCGGCGACGCGTGCGAGGCGAACTGCACGCTGCCCGGGGCGAAGTGTGGCGACGGCAAGCAGGCGCCCACCGAGGCGTGCGACGACGGCAACACGGTGAGCGGCGACGGGTGCGAGGCGGACTGTACCGTCACGCCCACCCAGACCGTGCAGTGTTGGGCCACGCCTCCCGCGCCGCTGGCGAACGGCGCCACCTGCGAGGTGACGAAGGCGGGCACGGCGGGCAAGCTCTTCGTCGGCACCGTGCTCAAGGACGGCCAGGTGCTGGCGGGCGGCCAGGTGCTGGTGGACGCCCAGGGCGTCATCACCTGCTCCGAGTGCGACTGCTCGAAGGCGGCCGGCGCCGCGGAGGCCACGGTGGTGACGTGCCCCACGGGCGTCATCTCCCCGGGCCTCATCAACCCGCATGACCACATCACCTTCCCGGGCGCGCCGCTGGCCAGCACCAGCGTGGAGCGCTACGAGCACCGCCACGACTGGCGCGAGGGCAAGAACAACCACACCCGGCTGAGCAACCCGTCCAACTCCAAGGCGGCGGCCATCAGCTGGTCGGAGCTGCGCCAGGTGATGGCGGGCACCACCTCCATCGCGGGCGCGGGCGGGCAGCCCGGGCTCCTGCGCAACCTGGACACGGGCGGCACGGCGGGCATCGCGAACCAGGAGGGCCTGTCGGAGCCGTACGCGGACTCGGACACCTTCCCGCTGGGTGACAGCACCGGCACCACGCTGGCGGAGGGCTGCTCCTACGCCTCGTTCCCGTCGTCGGCGACCATCACCTCGCGCACGTCCGCGTACCTGCCGCACATCGCGGAGGGCATCGCGGTCACGGCGCTCAACGAGTTCCGCTGCCTGTCCACGGGCGCGGGCAACGTGCTGTTCCCGCGCTCGGCCGTCATCCACGGCGTGGGCCTCACCGCGCGGGAGATTTCGGAGATGGCGGCGCACGGCACGGGCCTCGTCTGGTCGCCGCGCACCAACGTCTCGCTGTACGGCGACACGGCGATGGTGACGACCTTCAAGCGGCTGGGCGTGCCCATCTCCCTGGGCACGGACTGGATCCGCTCCGGCTCCATGAACCTGCTGCGCGAGCTGCGCTGCGCGGATCACCTCAACACCACGCGCTACGCCAGGACCTTCACGGACGAGGACCTGTGGCGCATGGTGACGGCCAACGCCGCGGACGCGGTGGACATCTACGAGCGCGTGGGCCGCATCGCGCCGGGCCGGATGGCGGACCTGGCCATCTTCCGCCTGGGCACGAACGCGGGCTCGCCGTTCCGCGCGGTCATCGCCGCGGATCCGCAGGACGTGGTGCTGACGGTGCGCGGCGGCAAGCCGCTCTACGGCGACCAGGCGCTGGTGGACGGCCTCAAGGGTGAGGACACCTGCGACGCGCTGGACGTGTGCGGCACCCAGAAGTCCGCGTGCTTGAAGTCGGAGATCAAGATGACGCTGGCGGAGTTCCAGGGCTCCTCGGACACCCGGAACCTCTACCCGCTGTTCGCGTGCGGCACCCCCGCCAACGAGCCCTCCTGCGAGCCCGCGCGCAGCGCGGTGAACACCAGCTTCCCGGTGGCCGCCGTCAACGGCTCCACCGTCTACTCGGGCGTGGCGAGCGCGGAGGACGCGGACGCGGACGGCATCCCGGCCGCGAACGACAACTGCCCCACCATCTTCAACCCCGTGCGCCCCATGGACAACGGGCGGCAGCTGGACACGGACGGCGACGGCGTGGGTGACGCGTGCGACCCGTGCCCCCTGGAGGCCGGCACCACCGCGTGCCAGGCCTTCCGCGGCGACGACGACGACCGCGACGGCGTGCCCACCTGGCGCGACAACTGCCCGTTCGTGGGCAACGCGGACCAGAAGGACACGGACAAGGACGGCAAGGGCGACGCGTGCGACGGCTGCCCGGCGGACGCGGCCTCGTGCTCCGTCGAGGACCCGTCCGACTTCGACTACGACGGCATCGCCGCTCCCGGTGACAACTGCCCGCTCGTGGCCAACGTGGACCAGAAGGACTCGGACAACGACGGCGTGGGTGACGCGTGCGACGCATGCCCGGTGCCCAACCCCGGCGGCGCCGCGTGCCCCGCCACCATCTACGACGTGAAGGCGACGCCCCGCTTCGGCAACCAGTCCCTGGTGGGCACCAAGGTGCTGCTGGACGACGTGGTGGTGACCGCGGTGGACGCGACGAAGTCCGAGCGCGGCTACTGGGTGCAGGTGGCCCACTACCCGGCGGGCAAGGGCGTGGATGACTCCGGCCTCTATATGTACAGCCTCAAGTCCGACGTGGCGGTGGGGGACAACATCCGCGTGGAGGGCACGCTGAAGGAGTACTTCGGCCTGCTGGAGGTGATTGATTCCAAGGTGACGAAGAACAGCGTGGGCAACCCGCTGCCGGCCCCGGAGGTGGTGCGCACGGAGGACATCCGCACCAATGGTCCCCGGGCGAAGGCGCTGGAGGGCGCGCTGGTGGAGGTCCGCAACGTCTTCAACACCCGCCTGGAGAACGCCAACCGCGAGTTCATCGTGGACGAGAACAAGACCGGCAACCCGGCGTCCTCGGGCCTGATGGTGGATGACCAGGCCTTCGCCTATCCCACGCAGGTGCTGGGCACCGAGTACATCGCGCTGCGCGGCGTGCTCACGTTCAACTTCAACGACCACAAGCTGCTGCCCCGGAACGGAGCCGACATGGCCCTGCCGCTCCCGGCGCTGACGGCGTTCACGTCCGGCGGCTTCGCGCGCGTGGGCGGCACCCAGGCCATCCCGCAGGCCCTGACGGTGACGCTGGCGTTCGGCTACCCGCTGGACGTGACGGTGAACATCTCCTCGAGTGACACGGCGGCGCTGACCGCGAAGGACGGGAAGGTGGTCATCCCCGCCGGCCGGACGAGCGCCACGGTGGCGCTGGAGGCGAAGGCGCCGGCGGACTCGGTGACCCTCACCGCGACGCTGGGCGCTTCCACCCAGACGGCCACGCTGCGCGTGCTGGGCGAGAACGAGGCGGCCTCCGCCACGGACCTCACCCCGGCGACGACGGGTGTGGCGCCGGGCGGCACCGCGCGCTTCACGGTGACGTTCGACCGGCCGGTGCCGGCGGGCACCACGCTGGACCCGGTGGTGACGCCCGCGGGCTTCGGCACCATCACGGCCCGGAACGTGACGACGGACGCGCTGACGGCCACCTTCGACCTGACCGTGGCCGACGACAGCACCGGCTCCGGCACGGTGACGCTGGGCGCGCTGAGCGCCACGGTGAACACCATCAGGGACGTGCCCCGGCTGTTGTCCCTCACCCCGTCCACCGCCACGGTGAACGCGGGCGCGGCCCAGGTGTTCACGGTGACGCTGGAGTCCGCGCCGACGCAGCCCGTGCAGGTGCTGCTGGCGCTGGCCCCTCCGGCCACGCCCTATGGCGCGCTGTCCGCCACGGCGGTGACGGTGGCCGCGGGTGAGACGACGGCGACGGTGACGTTCACCGCCGACGCGGAAGGGGAGGGGGCGGGCACGGTGTCCGCCTCGCTCAACGGCATCACGCGCTCGGCGTCGCTGACCGTGCTGCCTCCGCCCGCGAAGCTCGCCAGCATCACGCCGGACACGGCGACGGTGACGGTGGGCGGGACGCAGACGTTCACCCTCACGCTGACCCGCAAGGCCCCCGTGGGCGGCGCGGTCGTGGACGTGGCGTTCTCGGACGCGGGGCTGGGCTCGCTGCCGGCCTCCACGGTGACGGTGCCGGAGGGCCAGACGACCGCCACCGTCGTCTTCACCGCCACGCAGACGCCGGGCACCGGCCAGTTCACCGCGTCCTACCAGGGCGTGACGAAGCAGGCGGAGGTCACCGTGGCCGAGGAGCAGGGCCACGTCGTCATCAGTGAGATCGCCGGCCAGGGCGTCGACGTGAACGCGGACGACTACATCGAGCTCTACAACCCGACGAACTTCGATGTGAACATCACCGGCTGGAAGCTGCTCTACCGCACGGCGAGCACCACCAGCACGACGACGAACTTCACGGTGCTGGCCACGCTGCCCGCCGCGACCATCAAGGCCCACGGCTACTACCTGGTCGCGTCGACCGGCTTCGCCACCTCCACGCCGACGGTCCCCGCGGACCATACGTGGGGCAACACGGACATCTCCGGCTCCACGGGCAACGTCCGCCTGGGCACGGCGGACGTGACGCTGGACCCCACGGTCCTCACGGGCGTGGTGGACACGGTGGGCTTCGGCACCGGCCGCACCGTGGTGGAAGGCGCCGCGGCCCCCGCGCCCGCGGGCAAGGGTGGCAGCCTCGAGCGCAAGGCCCGGGCGTCGTCCACCGCCGCGACCATGGGCGTGGGCGGCGCGGATGAGCAGGCGGGCAACGGCTACGACTCCGACAACAACGCGTCGGACTTCGTGCCCCGCACGGTGCGCCAGCCGCAGAACGCGTCGAGCCCCATCGAGAAGCCGTAG